One Candidatus Krumholzibacteriia bacterium DNA window includes the following coding sequences:
- a CDS encoding response regulator transcription factor, protein MERPILVVEDDRSIAELVVRNLEAVGLPCRSVHEGDLALAAIREHDPRLVVLDIMLPGLDGLEITRRLRERSDLPVLLLTARSGEADKILGFELGADDYLTKPFSPRELVARVRALLRRTRVSAAGEIVERGPLRIDAGRRRAELDGDPVDLTSLEFELLHFLATRPGRVYAREALMREVWGEDRVVDARSIDSLVSRLRRKLEPDPAHPCYVQTVWGAGYRFAEDA, encoded by the coding sequence ATGGAACGACCGATCCTGGTGGTCGAGGACGACCGGTCGATCGCGGAGCTGGTGGTCCGCAATCTCGAAGCCGTGGGTCTGCCCTGCCGGAGCGTGCACGAGGGGGACCTGGCCCTGGCCGCGATCCGCGAGCACGATCCGCGTCTCGTGGTGCTCGACATCATGCTTCCCGGCCTCGACGGCCTCGAGATCACCCGTCGTCTGCGTGAACGCAGCGACCTGCCCGTCCTGTTGTTGACCGCTCGCAGTGGCGAGGCCGACAAGATCCTGGGCTTCGAACTCGGCGCCGACGACTACCTGACCAAGCCGTTCAGTCCGCGAGAGCTGGTGGCCCGCGTCCGGGCGCTGCTGCGTCGCACCCGGGTGTCGGCCGCGGGAGAGATCGTCGAACGCGGGCCCCTGCGCATCGACGCGGGGCGGCGACGCGCCGAACTGGACGGCGACCCGGTCGACCTGACCTCGCTCGAGTTCGAGCTCCTGCACTTCCTCGCCACCCGCCCCGGGCGCGTCTACGCGCGCGAAGCGCTCATGCGCGAGGTCTGGGGCGAGGACCGGGTCGTCGACGCCCGGAGCATCGACAGCCTGGTCAGCCGGCTCCGTCGCAAACTCGAGCCCGACCCGGCCCACCCGTGCTACGTGCAGACGGTGTGGGGGGCGGGCTACCGCTTTGCCGAGGACGCCTGA
- a CDS encoding BatA and WFA domain-containing protein, producing the protein MQFLNPALLFGLLAAGIPILLHFLSRRQVVEVPFAPLRFLQPTQERQMRRMNLRRLLLLLLRILIVVCVVLAAARPTLTGALAGLAGGGEGTSVVVLLDNSASMQAEVSEGTIFDRARDEAIEIARTAEGDDEVAVLLYSDVTRPLFSEFVRDPGLIAAELGEVEPGARATDYVAALEDALEFLDRAERPRREIYLVGDFQIADVDSTVRARWLRTAREVDDTAVFLRPVASEPFVNRTVDPIPPQSVLLRQGETIDIRARVSQNGAETVETPLFLELEGTTVGETGIVVPPGGSARHRFPLTLPEAGDAGGSVRLRPDRYALDDESFFVLAVSDQVPVRVLRGVTGEEGARDPLLFLLTALDPDRAGQGRFAPRVELAARFDVETLPEAPVVLGVDLRDLGAARLAALGDYLRRGGTMLLFAGDPRVRTYTNQRLLSGWTNLRLGPFRGDEDVFERLEVSAPDHPVFADLEPEARATLEEVRLRNFFRMDETIGRPLLRYAGGGAAATEIEVGEGRVIVCAFETSAVAGEIAFSPMFLPLVQRLTGYLATAGWGRFDRHFAVGESPVIEVADVSDASARWTVVGPDRERRPVELDASTRPARLHGPVAESPGLYRFESDGRSLGSVAVNVARSESRRQWWDPSGFAELFQPETGLRFAVLEGAATEEAVRAARRGRPIHHWFLIAAGLLLVAEGLLARRLGPAPAA; encoded by the coding sequence GTGCAGTTCCTGAACCCGGCACTCCTCTTCGGCCTGTTGGCAGCCGGAATCCCCATCCTGCTGCACTTCCTGAGCCGCCGTCAGGTGGTCGAGGTCCCCTTCGCGCCCCTGCGCTTCCTGCAGCCCACGCAGGAGAGACAGATGCGCCGCATGAACCTGCGGCGGCTGCTCCTGTTGTTGCTACGCATCCTGATCGTGGTCTGCGTGGTGCTGGCCGCGGCACGCCCGACGCTCACCGGGGCCCTGGCCGGACTCGCCGGCGGGGGCGAGGGCACGAGCGTGGTGGTGCTGCTCGACAACAGCGCGAGCATGCAGGCCGAGGTCTCCGAGGGCACGATCTTCGACCGTGCACGGGACGAGGCGATCGAGATCGCGCGGACCGCAGAGGGCGACGACGAGGTCGCCGTGCTGCTGTACAGCGACGTCACGCGACCGCTCTTCTCCGAGTTCGTGCGCGACCCCGGACTGATCGCCGCCGAACTCGGCGAGGTCGAACCCGGTGCGCGGGCCACCGACTACGTCGCCGCGCTGGAGGACGCACTGGAGTTCCTGGATCGGGCCGAACGTCCGCGCCGCGAGATCTACCTGGTGGGTGACTTCCAGATCGCCGATGTCGACTCGACGGTGCGCGCGCGCTGGTTGCGGACCGCGCGCGAGGTCGACGACACGGCGGTCTTCCTGCGACCCGTCGCCTCGGAACCCTTCGTGAACCGCACGGTCGACCCGATCCCGCCGCAGAGTGTCCTGCTCCGGCAGGGCGAGACCATCGACATCCGCGCGCGGGTCTCCCAGAACGGTGCCGAGACCGTCGAGACCCCTCTCTTCCTGGAGCTCGAGGGCACGACCGTCGGCGAGACCGGCATCGTGGTGCCGCCGGGAGGGAGCGCCCGCCACCGCTTCCCGCTGACCCTGCCCGAAGCGGGGGACGCCGGCGGCTCGGTGCGGCTGCGGCCCGATCGTTACGCGCTCGACGACGAGAGTTTCTTCGTGCTGGCGGTGAGCGATCAGGTCCCCGTGCGCGTCCTGCGCGGGGTGACCGGTGAGGAGGGCGCGCGGGATCCGCTGCTGTTCCTGCTGACCGCACTCGATCCCGACCGGGCGGGCCAGGGACGTTTCGCGCCGAGGGTCGAGCTGGCGGCCCGGTTCGACGTCGAGACCCTGCCCGAGGCACCGGTCGTGCTCGGGGTCGACCTGCGCGACCTCGGCGCGGCCCGGCTGGCGGCGCTGGGCGATTACCTGCGTCGCGGCGGGACCATGTTGCTGTTCGCCGGCGATCCCCGCGTGCGCACCTACACGAACCAGCGTCTGCTGTCCGGATGGACGAACCTGCGGCTCGGACCCTTCCGTGGCGACGAGGACGTGTTCGAGCGGCTGGAGGTGTCGGCGCCCGACCACCCCGTCTTCGCCGACCTCGAGCCCGAGGCTCGTGCCACGCTCGAGGAAGTACGGCTTCGCAATTTCTTCCGCATGGACGAGACCATCGGGCGGCCGCTCCTGCGCTACGCCGGGGGTGGGGCGGCGGCGACGGAGATCGAGGTGGGCGAGGGGCGTGTGATCGTGTGCGCCTTCGAGACCTCCGCGGTGGCCGGCGAGATCGCGTTCTCGCCCATGTTCCTGCCGCTGGTCCAGCGTCTGACGGGGTATCTGGCCACGGCCGGGTGGGGGCGCTTCGATCGGCACTTCGCGGTGGGCGAGAGTCCGGTGATCGAAGTGGCCGACGTGTCCGACGCCTCGGCCCGATGGACGGTCGTCGGCCCCGATCGTGAACGCAGGCCGGTGGAACTCGACGCGAGCACGCGACCCGCGCGTCTGCACGGGCCGGTCGCGGAATCCCCGGGCCTGTACCGCTTCGAGAGCGACGGGCGCAGTCTGGGTTCGGTGGCGGTCAACGTCGCGCGCAGCGAGTCGCGCCGTCAGTGGTGGGATCCCTCGGGATTCGCCGAGCTCTTCCAGCCGGAGACAGGGCTGCGCTTCGCGGTCCTGGAAGGGGCGGCCACCGAGGAGGCCGTGCGCGCTGCCCGCCGCGGACGGCCCATCCATCACTGGTTCCTGATCGCGGCGGGTCTGTTGCTGGTGGCCGAAGGTCTGTTGGCGCGGCGCCTAGGCCCGGCCCCGGCGGCCTGA
- a CDS encoding DUF58 domain-containing protein produces MAAEADRMLEPEVVSRLGALDFIARTLVEGFLVGLHRSPYHGFSVEFAEYRQYQPGESTQNIDWRVYAKTDRHYVKVFQEETNLQARILLDVSASMDATPEAGRISKLRYGKLLAAALGYLLIKQNDAVALATFDDAPRTMIPPRSSRRQLNHLLTVLHRAEAGEKTDVGRVLDRIAEMVWRRGLIVIISDLIDDPDRVLQGLKHFRHRQHEVLVMHLLDPREIDLEIGREAKFVDPEKTVDPVRTQPWHLRQSYQEAIRGWRGRLARECRQHDIDYVPLSTDTPFEVALLAYLNKRSRLA; encoded by the coding sequence GTGGCGGCCGAAGCCGACCGCATGCTCGAGCCCGAGGTCGTCAGTCGTCTCGGAGCGCTCGACTTCATCGCTCGCACCCTCGTCGAGGGTTTCCTGGTGGGTCTGCACCGCAGTCCCTACCACGGTTTCAGTGTGGAATTCGCCGAATACCGGCAGTACCAGCCCGGCGAGTCCACACAGAACATCGACTGGCGTGTGTACGCGAAGACCGATCGCCACTACGTGAAGGTCTTCCAGGAGGAGACCAACCTCCAGGCGCGGATCCTCCTCGACGTGTCGGCCAGCATGGACGCCACGCCCGAGGCCGGGCGGATCAGCAAGCTCCGCTACGGCAAGCTGCTCGCGGCGGCGCTGGGCTATCTGTTGATCAAGCAGAACGACGCCGTCGCGCTGGCCACCTTCGACGACGCGCCGCGGACCATGATCCCGCCGCGCAGCAGCCGACGTCAGCTCAATCATCTGCTCACCGTGCTGCACCGTGCCGAAGCGGGGGAGAAGACCGACGTGGGCCGCGTGCTCGATCGCATTGCCGAGATGGTGTGGAGGCGCGGCCTGATCGTGATCATCAGCGACCTGATCGACGATCCCGACCGTGTGTTGCAGGGGCTGAAGCACTTCCGGCACCGTCAGCACGAGGTGCTGGTCATGCACCTGCTCGACCCGCGGGAGATCGACCTGGAGATCGGCCGCGAGGCGAAGTTCGTCGATCCCGAGAAGACGGTCGACCCGGTGCGGACCCAGCCCTGGCACCTGCGGCAGAGCTACCAGGAGGCCATCCGTGGCTGGCGTGGTCGTCTGGCCCGCGAGTGTCGGCAGCACGACATCGACTACGTGCCGCTGTCGACCGACACCCCCTTCGAGGTGGCCCTGCTGGCCTACCTGAACAAGCGATCGCGGCTCGCGTGA
- a CDS encoding MoxR family ATPase, translating to MERLGALRERLYSEIGKSIVGQRQVIDELLLTLFAGGHVLLEGVPGLAKTLLISSVARAFNLEFKRIQFTPDLMPSDVTGSEVLEEDQSTGQRVFQFIRGPIFANIVLADEINRTPPKTQAALLQAMQERQVTIAGKTYDLDPPFFVLATQNPIEQEGTYPLPEAQLDRFMFNIRIDYPELAEELEVVHRTTGAPGDGVEPVMTGEEVLEFQRLVRGVPAADNVVEYAVRLTRLTRSRTDDAHPQAKEFLSWGAGPRAAQYLILGSKARAALDGRPTPSIDDVRAVALPVLRHRLVTNFHAEAEGVTTDDLIRELVAAAGD from the coding sequence ATGGAACGTCTGGGCGCCCTGCGCGAGCGCCTGTACTCGGAGATCGGCAAGTCGATCGTGGGCCAGCGGCAGGTGATCGACGAGCTCCTGCTCACGCTCTTCGCCGGCGGTCACGTGCTGCTCGAGGGGGTGCCGGGCCTGGCCAAGACCCTGCTGATCTCGTCGGTGGCGCGCGCCTTCAACCTCGAGTTCAAGCGGATCCAGTTCACGCCCGACCTCATGCCCAGCGACGTCACGGGCAGCGAGGTGCTCGAGGAGGACCAGAGCACCGGTCAACGCGTGTTCCAGTTCATCCGCGGCCCGATCTTCGCCAACATCGTTCTGGCCGACGAGATCAACCGGACGCCGCCGAAGACCCAGGCCGCCCTGCTGCAGGCCATGCAGGAGCGGCAGGTGACGATCGCCGGGAAGACCTACGATCTCGATCCCCCCTTCTTCGTGCTCGCCACGCAGAACCCGATCGAGCAGGAGGGCACCTATCCGCTGCCCGAGGCCCAGCTCGATCGCTTCATGTTCAACATCAGGATCGACTACCCGGAACTCGCCGAGGAACTCGAGGTCGTCCACCGCACCACCGGCGCACCCGGCGACGGAGTGGAACCGGTCATGACGGGCGAGGAAGTGCTCGAGTTCCAGCGACTCGTGCGCGGCGTGCCCGCTGCCGACAACGTGGTCGAATACGCGGTGCGGCTCACCCGTCTCACCCGTTCGCGCACCGACGACGCGCACCCGCAGGCGAAGGAGTTCCTGAGCTGGGGTGCCGGGCCGCGCGCCGCGCAGTACCTGATCCTGGGCTCGAAGGCACGGGCCGCGCTCGACGGGCGCCCCACGCCTTCCATCGACGACGTCCGCGCGGTGGCCCTGCCGGTGCTGCGCCATCGCCTGGTGACCAACTTCCACGCCGAGGCCGAAGGGGTCACCACCGACGACCTGATCCGTGAGCTCGTCGCCGCGGCGGGAGACTGA
- a CDS encoding alkaline phosphatase family protein gives MMDLRRVFTLAGLCVALGAAGCGPGPEATELPERVLVVAVESLSPEQVDRMLADDRLPVLGRLIEQGARARLVAPDPLDPAMLWATAFTGKKAREHEMMGEFVTLPSGKRSLPPSSMRQSKTFLQIAGDAGLTVVGVGLPFSWPAEVHNGALVTPQVAPNRWTETAEHSFEAEPGVMSTYPPELYRDVAPLIRSIDDLPRETATSLFRLNESEYRMLYDEPLGSIYELENPLRDIGLTLQRDQSFVDVTAMLSEQYRPDVAALHLELLEPVQRVYWPFARPERYPTTPAESRRRFRDTVAAAYRRVDTQIGELLGTLPEGSTVCVVGQRGFGDGPDPRDPDGGRPVPQPTNETMMVLWGRGVERGVDLGRAQLIDVTPTLLRLMGVHLGSDMSGRVLRDALLDAFEQANPERTLASHDEDWDPSQRYPEAPGAPVQEGTSLPAPETPTPDEGKTP, from the coding sequence ATGATGGACCTACGTCGTGTCTTCACCCTGGCGGGTCTGTGCGTCGCGCTCGGCGCGGCGGGCTGCGGACCCGGCCCCGAGGCGACCGAGTTGCCCGAGCGCGTGCTCGTGGTCGCCGTGGAGTCGCTGAGCCCCGAACAGGTCGACCGCATGCTGGCCGACGACCGACTTCCCGTGCTCGGCCGGCTGATCGAACAGGGAGCGCGAGCCCGTCTGGTCGCTCCCGACCCACTCGATCCGGCCATGCTCTGGGCGACCGCGTTCACCGGGAAGAAGGCCCGCGAGCACGAGATGATGGGCGAGTTCGTGACCCTGCCGAGCGGAAAGCGATCGCTGCCCCCCAGTTCGATGCGGCAGTCGAAGACCTTCCTGCAGATCGCCGGCGACGCGGGACTCACCGTCGTGGGCGTCGGACTGCCCTTCTCCTGGCCGGCCGAAGTGCACAACGGAGCGCTCGTGACCCCGCAGGTCGCACCGAACCGCTGGACCGAGACCGCCGAGCATTCCTTCGAGGCCGAGCCCGGGGTCATGTCGACCTACCCGCCCGAACTGTACCGGGACGTGGCTCCATTGATCCGCTCGATCGACGACCTGCCCCGGGAGACGGCGACTTCGCTGTTCCGTCTGAACGAGAGCGAATACCGCATGCTCTACGACGAGCCCCTGGGCTCGATCTACGAGCTCGAGAACCCGCTGCGTGACATCGGACTCACGTTGCAGCGCGACCAGAGCTTCGTGGACGTCACGGCGATGCTCTCCGAGCAGTACCGGCCGGACGTGGCGGCGCTGCACCTGGAACTGCTGGAACCGGTGCAGCGTGTGTACTGGCCCTTCGCTCGCCCCGAGCGCTACCCGACGACCCCGGCCGAGAGCCGCCGGCGCTTCCGGGACACGGTCGCCGCGGCCTACCGTCGGGTCGACACGCAGATCGGCGAGCTCCTCGGAACCCTCCCCGAGGGCAGCACGGTGTGCGTGGTGGGGCAGCGGGGCTTCGGGGACGGACCCGACCCCAGGGATCCGGACGGCGGCCGCCCGGTGCCCCAGCCGACGAACGAGACGATGATGGTCCTGTGGGGACGTGGCGTGGAACGCGGGGTCGACCTCGGGCGCGCCCAGTTGATCGACGTCACGCCCACGCTGCTGCGTCTGATGGGTGTTCATCTCGGGTCCGACATGAGCGGTCGGGTCCTGCGGGACGCCCTGCTCGACGCCTTCGAGCAGGCCAATCCCGAGCGAACGCTGGCCAGCCACGACGAGGACTGGGATCCGTCCCAGCGCTATCCCGAGGCTCCGGGCGCACCGGTCCAGGAGGGCACGTCCCTTCCGGCGCCGGAGACGCCGACACCCGACGAGGGGAAGACACCGTGA
- a CDS encoding VOC family protein: MNRDDRFDELDAEMLDLERELERELEDLPGSDREDAQRQPHVGYVVLYATDVEEMADFYEGVFGFPRRYETGSTVEMLAGTIVLALTDENELISTLGLDSLPRPFEGRASHTILVEDVDRCFEAAVALGGQVLREPHDTDWGMRSCWVRDPAGHLLEIGRHQR, encoded by the coding sequence GTGAACCGCGACGACCGCTTCGACGAGCTCGACGCCGAGATGCTCGACCTCGAGCGCGAGCTCGAGCGCGAGCTGGAGGACCTGCCCGGCTCCGACCGCGAGGACGCCCAGCGTCAGCCGCACGTCGGCTACGTGGTGCTCTACGCCACCGACGTCGAGGAGATGGCCGACTTCTACGAAGGCGTCTTCGGCTTCCCGCGCCGCTACGAGACGGGGTCGACCGTGGAGATGCTGGCCGGCACGATCGTGCTCGCCCTGACCGACGAGAACGAGTTGATCTCGACCCTCGGCCTCGACAGCCTGCCGCGGCCCTTCGAGGGCCGTGCCTCGCACACGATCCTGGTCGAGGACGTCGACCGCTGCTTCGAGGCCGCGGTCGCCCTCGGTGGGCAGGTCCTGCGCGAACCGCACGACACCGACTGGGGCATGCGTTCCTGCTGGGTGCGCGATCCGGCCGGCCACCTGCTCGAGATCGGCCGCCATCAGCGCTAG
- a CDS encoding mechanosensitive ion channel domain-containing protein produces the protein MDAATAIESVPGLLGGLAASGWVREVGILLAVTLLTWPLSLLLTHRIPEHVADERRETGVLRRFLRVVVWPLAALMFSAVGLEVLRHLRPDWVGQSSGVLPILGFFLVFRLVNQLLREVLPPGSRRRRLRRVVAPTLFVLLVLQQLQLLDPTIRVIQRPLVTAGDTPISLFSILLAIAVVLGASVVGRIVQALLGHRVLPRMGIEVPVAEAVGTVVRYALVVLGVIIGVEFVGFDLTTLKIAFGALGVGIGFGLQNVVNNFTSGLILLFERTVERGDVLTVDGTDGRVQRVGLRASVLRTREGDDLIMPNSILVENKVINYSYGDELKRVDVPVGVSYRSDPNRVREILLEVARACDDVLAEPEPGVLFEAFGESSIDFTLRSWIDDAWKLPQVRSRLLFEIWYALKADGIEIPFPQRDLHLRSAVELPLRREDEA, from the coding sequence TTGGATGCTGCCACCGCGATCGAATCGGTTCCGGGACTGCTGGGTGGGTTGGCCGCGTCGGGATGGGTCCGGGAAGTGGGGATCCTGCTGGCGGTCACGCTGCTCACCTGGCCGCTCTCTCTGCTGCTGACCCACCGGATCCCCGAGCATGTCGCCGACGAACGGCGTGAAACGGGTGTTCTGCGAAGGTTCCTCCGGGTGGTGGTGTGGCCACTGGCGGCGCTCATGTTCAGCGCCGTGGGCCTGGAGGTCCTGCGTCATCTCCGCCCCGACTGGGTCGGACAGAGCAGCGGTGTGCTGCCCATCCTGGGGTTCTTCCTCGTGTTCCGGCTGGTCAACCAGCTCCTGCGCGAAGTCCTGCCCCCCGGATCGCGCCGTCGGCGGCTGCGGCGCGTCGTGGCTCCCACGCTCTTCGTCCTGCTGGTCCTGCAGCAGCTCCAGCTGCTCGACCCGACGATCCGGGTGATCCAGCGGCCGCTGGTGACGGCCGGCGACACGCCCATCAGTCTGTTCTCGATCCTGCTCGCCATCGCGGTGGTGCTCGGCGCTTCGGTGGTGGGCCGGATCGTGCAGGCCCTGCTGGGTCACCGGGTCCTGCCGCGCATGGGGATCGAAGTGCCGGTCGCCGAGGCCGTCGGCACGGTGGTGCGCTACGCGCTGGTCGTGCTCGGCGTGATCATCGGCGTGGAGTTCGTGGGCTTCGACCTGACCACGCTCAAGATCGCCTTCGGTGCGCTGGGCGTGGGCATCGGCTTCGGTCTGCAGAACGTGGTGAACAACTTCACCAGCGGGTTGATCCTTCTGTTCGAGCGCACCGTCGAGCGTGGCGACGTGCTCACCGTCGACGGGACCGACGGCCGCGTGCAGCGGGTGGGATTGCGCGCGAGCGTCCTGCGGACCCGCGAGGGCGACGACCTGATCATGCCGAACTCGATCCTGGTCGAGAACAAGGTCATCAACTACAGCTACGGCGACGAGCTGAAGCGGGTCGATGTCCCGGTCGGCGTGAGCTATCGCTCCGACCCCAACCGTGTACGCGAGATCCTGCTCGAGGTGGCGCGCGCGTGCGACGACGTGCTCGCCGAGCCCGAGCCGGGAGTCCTCTTCGAGGCCTTCGGCGAGAGTTCGATCGACTTCACCCTGCGCTCGTGGATCGACGACGCGTGGAAGCTGCCGCAGGTCCGCAGCCGGCTGCTCTTCGAGATCTGGTACGCCCTGAAGGCCGACGGGATCGAGATCCCCTTCCCGCAGCGCGACCTGCACCTGCGCTCGGCGGTGGAGCTTCCGCTACGCCGCGAGGACGAGGCCTGA
- a CDS encoding MFS transporter: MTSNLPPEIEKRNRGSLERFLGLFADVRRGEGGVVLLLALNVFLILTAYYIIKPVREALILAAPDGAEWKSYAAAGQALLLLGAVPAYGWVASRVDRRKLINTVTVFFVLNMLAFFLAIKAVGPGSLVLGLGFFLWVGVFNLMVPAQFWSFANDVYTPDQGKRLFAIVAFGASLGAVLGSLITERLIEPIGLDQLLLVSSALLVVALLITNFIESREARRPRPARGSSSGGSETQEEDPKEALRGENGFSLVFKTRYLLLIATLMLLLNWVNTTGEFILGDTVKTTIEARAEEQGIPSDQRDQWVGENIGEFYGSFFKIVNILSLSIQLFLVSRILKYIGIRIALLILPVIAMGGYALLAFYPVLSVVRWAKTAENATDYSLQNTVRHALFLPTTREQKYKAKQAIDSFFVRAGDVLSAVLVFVGLNVLSFETKGFALFNLGLVGLWLVIAVLIGREHAKLTGGED, encoded by the coding sequence GTGACTTCGAACCTGCCTCCGGAGATCGAGAAACGCAACCGCGGCTCTCTCGAGCGATTCCTCGGTCTCTTCGCCGACGTGCGCCGGGGCGAGGGCGGTGTGGTGCTCCTGCTCGCTCTCAACGTGTTCCTGATCCTCACCGCCTACTACATCATCAAGCCGGTGCGTGAGGCGCTGATCCTGGCCGCGCCGGACGGAGCCGAATGGAAGAGCTACGCGGCAGCGGGGCAGGCCCTGCTGTTGCTCGGCGCCGTGCCCGCCTACGGGTGGGTGGCCAGCCGGGTGGATCGTCGCAAGCTCATCAACACGGTCACCGTGTTCTTCGTCCTGAACATGCTGGCCTTCTTCCTGGCGATCAAGGCGGTGGGGCCGGGCAGCCTGGTCCTGGGACTGGGCTTCTTCCTGTGGGTCGGCGTGTTCAACCTGATGGTCCCGGCGCAGTTCTGGAGCTTCGCGAACGACGTCTACACACCCGACCAGGGCAAACGCCTGTTCGCGATCGTGGCCTTCGGGGCGTCGCTCGGCGCCGTGCTGGGGAGCCTGATCACCGAGCGCCTGATCGAGCCCATCGGACTCGACCAGTTGTTGTTGGTGTCGTCGGCTCTGCTCGTGGTGGCCCTGTTGATCACGAACTTCATCGAGTCGCGCGAGGCGCGGAGACCGCGCCCGGCGCGGGGCTCGTCCTCCGGCGGGAGCGAGACCCAGGAAGAGGACCCGAAGGAGGCTCTGCGCGGTGAGAACGGCTTCTCGCTGGTCTTCAAGACTCGATATCTGCTGCTGATCGCCACTCTCATGCTCCTGCTGAACTGGGTGAACACCACGGGTGAGTTCATCCTCGGCGACACGGTGAAGACCACGATCGAAGCCCGAGCCGAGGAGCAGGGAATTCCCTCCGACCAGCGCGACCAGTGGGTCGGCGAGAACATCGGAGAGTTCTACGGCAGCTTCTTCAAGATCGTGAACATCCTCAGCCTGTCGATCCAGCTCTTCCTGGTGTCGCGCATCCTCAAATACATCGGGATCCGCATCGCGCTGTTGATCCTGCCGGTGATCGCCATGGGCGGGTACGCCCTGCTGGCCTTCTACCCCGTGCTGTCGGTGGTTCGCTGGGCCAAGACGGCCGAGAACGCCACCGACTACTCGCTACAGAACACGGTGCGGCATGCGCTCTTCCTGCCGACCACGCGCGAACAGAAGTACAAGGCGAAGCAGGCGATCGATTCGTTCTTCGTCCGAGCCGGTGACGTGCTGTCGGCGGTCCTCGTCTTCGTGGGGTTGAACGTGCTGTCGTTCGAGACCAAGGGCTTCGCCCTGTTCAATCTGGGGCTCGTGGGGCTGTGGCTCGTCATCGCGGTCCTGATCGGCCGCGAGCACGCGAAGCTGACCGGCGGCGAGGACTGA
- a CDS encoding metallophosphoesterase — MRKRFLLVLLVVALGLAGPALAGGLVSGPWPTSSDRPVEPCPHPSLAERAEELAADLDRGFRLVVFGDQRALADGEWQAMNQLIRAREDRERHELPLLGVIDTGDIVDDGSHTDQFHMLTDILSPLRGWPYLVGIGNHEVDNNRPGPARRHTVEYLGGMIGDLPDQAEEFALRENRLYYRVDVGGVRILSLDTNDLVYGPEGDRADDPGLTYRGRNQLRWLVEQLEDDRGAHTTVVLCHHPFVHSSRKHRGQARKMWSLRYGGRTLPEILAVHDVDLVLVGHTHTYERFRLTHRDGGSFQVMNISGRPRNSFAWFGADARRARDIAGVERDYFADAGWTGLDVWSIEQLDAMIGEEENQWAEVRITPGGVEAEVFFLVDEGAGGVRRGDAFVIE, encoded by the coding sequence ATGAGGAAACGATTCCTGCTCGTCCTACTCGTGGTTGCTCTCGGGCTCGCCGGTCCGGCTCTGGCCGGCGGGCTCGTGTCCGGCCCCTGGCCCACGAGCAGCGACCGGCCCGTGGAGCCGTGCCCGCATCCCTCGCTGGCCGAGCGTGCCGAGGAACTCGCCGCCGACCTCGACCGCGGCTTCCGCCTGGTCGTCTTCGGCGACCAGCGCGCCCTGGCCGACGGCGAGTGGCAGGCGATGAACCAGCTGATCCGCGCCCGCGAGGACCGCGAACGCCACGAGCTCCCGCTGCTCGGCGTGATCGACACCGGCGACATCGTCGACGACGGCAGCCACACCGACCAGTTCCACATGTTGACCGACATCCTGTCGCCCCTGCGAGGCTGGCCCTACCTGGTCGGCATCGGCAACCACGAGGTCGACAACAACCGCCCCGGGCCGGCGCGTCGGCACACCGTGGAGTATCTGGGGGGAATGATCGGCGACCTGCCCGACCAGGCCGAGGAGTTCGCCCTGCGCGAGAACCGCCTGTACTACCGTGTCGACGTCGGCGGCGTGCGGATCCTGTCCCTCGACACCAACGACCTCGTCTACGGCCCCGAGGGCGACCGCGCCGACGATCCCGGCCTCACCTACCGGGGGCGCAACCAGTTGCGCTGGTTGGTGGAGCAACTCGAGGACGACCGCGGAGCGCACACCACCGTGGTCCTCTGCCACCATCCCTTCGTACACTCCAGCCGCAAACACCGGGGGCAGGCCCGCAAGATGTGGAGCCTGCGCTACGGCGGACGCACCCTGCCCGAGATCCTCGCGGTTCACGACGTCGACCTGGTCCTCGTGGGCCACACCCACACCTACGAGCGCTTCCGCCTCACCCACCGCGACGGCGGCAGCTTCCAGGTGATGAACATCAGCGGTCGGCCGCGGAACAGCTTCGCCTGGTTCGGCGCCGACGCGCGACGGGCGCGGGACATCGCGGGCGTGGAGCGCGACTACTTCGCCGACGCGGGCTGGACGGGTCTCGACGTGTGGTCGATCGAACAGCTCGACGCCATGATCGGCGAGGAGGAGAACCAGTGGGCGGAGGTGCGGATCACGCCCGGGGGCGTCGAGGCCGAGGTGTTCTTCCTCGTGGACGAGGGCGCCGGCGGCGTGCGGCGCGGCGATGCGTTCGTGATCGAGTAG
- a CDS encoding type II toxin-antitoxin system ParD family antitoxin produces MTKNTSITLGDHFNEFIGAQIDSGRYGNASEVVRAGLRLLEEHERKVEALRKALEDGAESGDAGPLDFDEIRRAAREQLGLPSAHA; encoded by the coding sequence ATGACAAAGAACACAAGCATCACGCTCGGCGATCACTTCAACGAGTTCATCGGTGCACAAATCGATTCCGGACGATACGGCAACGCCAGTGAGGTCGTGCGGGCAGGACTGCGTCTGCTCGAAGAACATGAGCGGAAGGTCGAGGCCTTGCGTAAGGCGCTCGAGGACGGCGCAGAGAGCGGCGATGCCGGTCCTCTGGACTTCGACGAGATCCGACGCGCGGCGCGCGAACAGCTAGGTCTGCCATCGGCTCATGCGTAG